In the Sediminibacter sp. Hel_I_10 genome, one interval contains:
- a CDS encoding NADP-dependent isocitrate dehydrogenase, producing MAKKATIVYTKTDEAPALATYSFLPIVRSFTQSSDIHIESKDISLAGRILANFPDFLSEDQRVPDALAQLGDLAKSPEANIVKLPNISASIPQLKAAIKELQKQGFKLPNYPDEPKNDEEKAVKLRYEKVKGSAVNPVLREGNSDRRAPKAVKNFAKMHPHSMGKWSADSKTHVSTMSEGDFASNELSVTLDEATTVKIVHTDTDGNKTVLKDNLELLKGEIIDGTIMSKSALLKFLEAQIKDARDKGVLFSLHMKATMMKVSDPIIFGHAVKVFFADLFEKHGDTFKEIGVDVKNGFGNLVNKVNELPEAQRKEIEADIQKAFEHAPDVAMVNSDKGITNLHVPSDIIIDASMPAMIRTSGQMWNAKGKQQDTKAVIPDSSYAGIYSATIDFCKKHGAFDPTTMGTVPNVGLMAQKAEEYGSHDKTFEIPTNGKVEIIDASNKVLIAHDVKEGDIWRMCQVKDAPIQDWVKLAVSRARASQTPAVFWLDDKRAHDVELIKKVNTYLKDHDTSGLDIRILSPIEATEFTLERVKDGKDTISVSGNVLRDYLTDLFPILELGTSAKMLSIVPLMNGGGLFETGAGGSAPKHVQQFLEENHLRWDSLGEFLALAVSLEHFSRVNNNPKALILSEALDDATEKLLSDGKSPSRKVNELDNRGSHYYLAMFWAEALANQTKDMDLKNEFATVFRDFQAHEAKITEELINVQGHSMDIGGYYYPTEALVSKAMRPSDTLNKILGV from the coding sequence ATGGCAAAAAAAGCTACGATAGTCTATACTAAAACCGATGAGGCACCAGCCTTGGCCACTTACTCCTTCTTACCAATAGTAAGGTCATTTACGCAATCATCAGATATTCATATCGAATCTAAGGACATTTCACTAGCCGGAAGAATTTTGGCTAACTTTCCAGATTTTCTCTCTGAAGATCAACGCGTCCCTGACGCTTTGGCGCAATTGGGAGATTTGGCAAAAAGTCCAGAAGCTAACATTGTAAAGCTTCCGAACATTAGCGCCTCTATTCCGCAGTTAAAAGCCGCAATAAAAGAATTACAAAAACAAGGTTTTAAATTACCAAACTATCCAGATGAGCCTAAGAACGATGAAGAAAAGGCTGTCAAATTACGCTATGAAAAAGTTAAAGGAAGTGCTGTAAATCCAGTGCTTCGTGAAGGAAACTCAGACAGACGTGCACCTAAAGCCGTTAAGAATTTTGCCAAGATGCATCCGCATTCTATGGGAAAATGGTCTGCAGATTCTAAAACTCATGTATCCACAATGTCTGAAGGGGATTTTGCTAGCAACGAACTATCTGTTACTTTAGATGAGGCTACTACAGTAAAAATTGTACATACCGATACTGATGGCAACAAGACTGTGCTTAAAGATAATCTAGAGCTTTTAAAAGGAGAGATTATTGATGGTACTATAATGAGTAAAAGTGCACTTCTAAAGTTCTTAGAAGCACAAATTAAAGATGCCAGAGATAAAGGTGTGTTATTTTCATTACATATGAAAGCAACAATGATGAAGGTCTCTGACCCTATTATTTTTGGTCACGCTGTAAAAGTTTTTTTTGCTGATTTATTTGAAAAACATGGCGACACCTTTAAAGAAATTGGTGTTGATGTGAAAAACGGATTTGGAAATCTTGTAAATAAGGTCAACGAATTGCCTGAAGCGCAACGTAAAGAAATAGAAGCTGACATTCAAAAGGCATTTGAACATGCACCTGATGTGGCTATGGTAAATTCTGATAAAGGAATCACCAATCTTCATGTCCCAAGTGATATTATCATTGATGCCTCTATGCCTGCAATGATTCGTACTTCAGGACAAATGTGGAACGCCAAAGGAAAACAACAAGACACTAAAGCAGTCATTCCAGACAGTAGTTATGCAGGTATCTACTCTGCAACGATCGATTTCTGTAAAAAACACGGTGCTTTTGACCCTACAACTATGGGAACTGTGCCTAACGTTGGTCTTATGGCTCAAAAAGCTGAGGAATATGGATCTCATGATAAAACATTTGAAATTCCTACAAACGGAAAAGTAGAGATTATTGATGCCTCAAACAAGGTGTTGATCGCTCATGACGTTAAAGAAGGTGATATTTGGAGAATGTGTCAAGTAAAAGATGCACCAATCCAAGATTGGGTAAAATTAGCAGTAAGCAGAGCAAGAGCTTCTCAAACCCCAGCCGTTTTTTGGTTAGATGATAAGAGAGCACATGATGTAGAATTAATCAAAAAAGTAAATACGTATTTAAAAGATCACGATACTTCAGGGTTAGATATTAGAATCCTGTCCCCTATAGAAGCTACAGAGTTTACTCTAGAGCGCGTTAAAGATGGCAAAGACACCATCTCTGTTTCTGGTAATGTACTGCGTGATTATCTTACTGACCTCTTCCCTATTCTAGAATTGGGAACCAGTGCAAAAATGTTGTCTATCGTTCCTTTGATGAATGGTGGTGGCTTGTTTGAAACTGGTGCTGGTGGTTCAGCTCCTAAGCACGTGCAACAATTTTTAGAAGAAAATCACTTACGTTGGGATTCTCTCGGAGAGTTTTTAGCACTTGCGGTATCTTTAGAGCATTTCTCTAGAGTGAATAATAATCCAAAAGCATTAATACTTTCTGAAGCATTGGATGACGCTACCGAAAAACTTTTATCTGATGGAAAATCGCCATCAAGAAAGGTTAACGAGCTAGACAACAGAGGTAGCCATTACTATTTAGCCATGTTCTGGGCAGAAGCCTTAGCAAATCAAACTAAGGATATGGATCTTAAAAATGAATTTGCGACCGTTTTTAGAGATTTCCAAGCGCATGAAGCTAAAATAACCGAAGAGCTTATAAATGTTCAAGGTCATTCTATGGACATTGGAGGATATTACTACCCAACCGAAGCTTTGGTTTCTAAAGCAATGCGACCTAGTGATACGCTCAATAAAATTCTTGGTGTGTAA
- the rplS gene encoding 50S ribosomal protein L19, whose protein sequence is MSSLVQFVQDEFVTKKEFPDFSSGDTITVYYEIREGEKVRTQFFKGVVLQRKGSGTTETFTIRKMSGTVGVERIFPINLPALQKIEVNKKGKVRRARIFYFRELTGKKARIKEVRR, encoded by the coding sequence ATGAGTTCTTTAGTACAATTTGTTCAAGACGAGTTTGTAACAAAAAAAGAGTTTCCAGATTTTAGTTCTGGTGACACTATTACAGTGTATTACGAAATTAGAGAAGGTGAAAAAGTACGTACCCAGTTTTTCAAGGGCGTTGTATTACAACGTAAAGGAAGCGGTACTACAGAAACATTTACCATTAGAAAAATGTCTGGTACAGTAGGTGTTGAGCGTATCTTCCCTATCAATTTACCTGCACTTCAAAAAATTGAAGTGAACAAGAAAGGTAAAGTCAGAAGAGCTAGAATTTTCTACTTTAGAGAATTGACTGGTAAAAAAGCTAGAATTAAAGAAGTTAGAAGATAA
- the trmD gene encoding tRNA (guanosine(37)-N1)-methyltransferase TrmD, whose product MRIDIITVLPELLKSPFEASILKRAIEADLVSVHFHNLRDFATGNYKSIDDTQFGGGAGMVMMIEPIDKCISALQAERDYDEIIYMTPDGERLDQSIANQVSLKENIIILCGHYKGVDQRVRDKFITREISIGDYVLSGGELGAAVLCDAIIRLIPGVLGNETSALTDSFQDGLLAPPIYTKPREYDGMKVPEVLFSGNFPKIEKWREEQAYLRTKARRPDLLD is encoded by the coding sequence ATGCGCATCGATATTATTACCGTATTACCAGAACTACTTAAAAGTCCGTTTGAGGCTTCTATTTTAAAGAGAGCTATTGAGGCCGATTTAGTGAGTGTCCATTTTCATAACTTACGTGATTTTGCTACAGGAAACTACAAATCCATTGATGACACCCAATTTGGTGGCGGTGCAGGGATGGTGATGATGATTGAACCTATAGATAAATGCATTTCTGCATTGCAAGCAGAGCGAGATTATGATGAGATCATATACATGACGCCAGATGGAGAGCGATTAGATCAAAGTATAGCCAATCAAGTTTCCTTAAAAGAGAATATCATTATTCTGTGCGGTCATTATAAAGGCGTAGATCAAAGAGTTCGTGATAAGTTCATCACTAGAGAAATATCCATTGGCGATTATGTGCTTTCTGGAGGCGAATTAGGAGCTGCAGTCTTATGCGACGCCATTATTAGATTAATACCGGGTGTATTAGGTAATGAAACATCAGCACTAACCGATTCTTTTCAAGATGGATTACTAGCACCTCCAATCTACACCAAACCCAGGGAATATGATGGCATGAAGGTTCCCGAAGTGTTATTTAGCGGAAATTTTCCGAAGATCGAAAAATGGAGAGAAGAACAAGCCTATTTGAGAACCAAAGCACGGCGTCCCGATTTATTGGACTAG
- a CDS encoding DUF779 domain-containing protein, whose product MNRIEITEAAAAVVRELKEKFGELIFHQSGGCCDGSAPMIFEKEDMYLDESDILLGQLEGVNFYMNKDQFDYWKHTHLTIDITEGRGASFSLEIPMGLRFLIHSRLLTTEENQALNS is encoded by the coding sequence ATGAACAGAATAGAAATAACAGAAGCCGCAGCAGCGGTTGTCAGGGAATTAAAGGAAAAGTTTGGAGAACTTATTTTTCATCAAAGCGGTGGTTGCTGTGATGGGTCTGCTCCTATGATTTTTGAAAAAGAAGACATGTATCTTGATGAAAGTGATATTCTTTTAGGTCAACTTGAAGGTGTTAATTTTTATATGAACAAGGACCAATTTGACTATTGGAAACACACCCATCTTACCATAGATATTACAGAAGGTAGAGGCGCAAGTTTTTCTTTGGAAATCCCAATGGGACTTCGGTTTTTAATACATTCAAGATTGCTAACTACAGAAGAAAACCAAGCTTTAAATTCGTAA
- a CDS encoding aldehyde dehydrogenase family protein, producing MSYSKPKFKEKYDNFINGKFVAPIEGQYFENRSPIDNSLIAKYPRSQKEDVELALDAANAAKEAWGNTSATERATLLNKVADIIEENLEEFALVETCDNGKPIRETLNADIPLCVDHWRYFAACIRSEEGSATELDSKTLSMNIKEPLGVIGQIIPWNFPLLMLSWKLPPALVTGNCVVLKPAEQTPSSATLLMEKIADVFPPGVVNIIHGFGPEAGKPLASSSKVDKVAFTGETTTGQLIMQYASKNLNPVTMELGGKSPNVFFNSVMDEDDAFLDKAIEGAVLFAFNQGEVCTCPSRLLVQEDIYDAFMERVVARTNAIIQDNPYDEKTMVGAQASNDQYEKIQSYLKIGKEEGAKVLAGGSANKLDGDLANGFYIKPTILEGHNKMRVFQEEIFGPVVCVTKFKDEAEAIEIANDTLYGLGAGVWTRDAHQLYQIPRAIKAGRVWVNCYHTYPAHAPFGGYKKSGFGRENHVMMLNYYRQTKNMLISYDKNKLGFF from the coding sequence ATGAGTTATTCAAAACCAAAGTTCAAAGAAAAATACGATAATTTCATCAATGGAAAATTCGTTGCACCCATCGAGGGACAGTATTTTGAAAACAGGTCTCCTATAGACAATTCTTTGATAGCAAAATATCCGCGATCGCAAAAAGAAGATGTAGAATTGGCATTAGATGCCGCAAATGCAGCCAAAGAAGCCTGGGGAAATACATCAGCAACAGAACGCGCAACGCTATTAAATAAAGTAGCAGACATTATTGAAGAAAATCTTGAAGAATTTGCACTGGTTGAAACCTGCGACAATGGAAAACCCATTCGAGAAACCCTAAATGCAGATATTCCTTTATGTGTAGACCATTGGCGTTATTTTGCGGCTTGTATTCGTTCTGAAGAAGGCAGTGCTACTGAATTGGATTCAAAAACACTTTCCATGAACATAAAAGAACCTTTAGGTGTGATCGGGCAAATTATTCCGTGGAATTTTCCTCTCCTCATGCTTTCTTGGAAATTACCTCCAGCTTTGGTAACCGGTAACTGTGTAGTATTAAAACCTGCTGAACAAACACCGTCTTCAGCAACATTGTTAATGGAAAAAATTGCAGATGTTTTTCCTCCAGGAGTTGTTAATATTATTCATGGTTTTGGTCCAGAAGCAGGAAAACCACTAGCATCGAGCTCAAAAGTAGATAAAGTAGCATTTACTGGAGAAACCACTACAGGGCAATTGATCATGCAATACGCTTCTAAAAATCTTAATCCAGTAACAATGGAGTTGGGAGGAAAATCTCCAAACGTGTTTTTTAATAGCGTGATGGATGAAGACGATGCCTTTTTAGATAAAGCTATTGAAGGTGCTGTGCTTTTCGCATTTAACCAAGGTGAAGTTTGTACTTGCCCTTCGAGATTATTGGTTCAAGAAGATATTTATGATGCCTTTATGGAGCGTGTTGTTGCGAGAACAAATGCCATCATTCAAGATAACCCATATGATGAAAAAACCATGGTTGGCGCTCAAGCCTCGAATGATCAATACGAAAAAATTCAATCGTACCTAAAAATAGGAAAAGAAGAAGGCGCTAAAGTCTTGGCAGGCGGATCAGCTAATAAATTGGATGGCGATTTGGCTAATGGATTCTATATCAAGCCCACCATCTTGGAAGGACATAATAAAATGCGTGTATTTCAAGAAGAAATTTTTGGTCCTGTAGTTTGTGTGACCAAGTTTAAAGATGAGGCTGAAGCCATTGAAATCGCGAACGATACCTTATACGGTTTAGGTGCTGGTGTCTGGACGAGGGATGCTCACCAATTGTATCAAATACCAAGAGCTATTAAAGCCGGTCGTGTTTGGGTAAATTGTTATCACACCTATCCTGCCCACGCGCCATTTGGAGGCTATAAAAAATCTGGTTTTGGTAGAGAAAATCATGTGATGATGCTTAACTATTACAGACAGACCAAAAACATGTTGATTTCTTATGACAAGAATAAACTAGGTTTCTTTTAG
- a CDS encoding AraC family transcriptional regulator: protein MKTLLSNHRSNRKLTTLVENKTTYNAEYAELNIYETHAYAEKVSLTFDFPIIASMLTGKKIMHLDGLDAFDFSPGESVVMPTNKEMIIDFPVATKNNPTQCLALGIDTAKINEIVEKFNEHVAIESENNAWNLDKTASHLINNTDVNHLVERLTYTFTNSNKSKDVLLDLMIQELIVRLLQTKAKSLIINDPDQVFNDTRIGTVIKYIKEHLTDKNMSVDILAKKAYMSTSHFHKQFKNTLGISPIDYINSEKIRLSKKLMKASEDFRMSEIAYKSGFNNTSYFNRQFKKMELMTPQQFKKSISL from the coding sequence ATGAAAACGCTACTCTCTAATCATAGAAGCAATAGAAAGTTAACCACCTTGGTGGAGAACAAAACCACTTATAATGCCGAATATGCTGAATTGAATATATATGAAACTCATGCTTATGCCGAAAAGGTATCATTAACCTTTGATTTTCCTATTATAGCGAGTATGCTTACTGGAAAGAAAATCATGCATTTGGATGGTTTAGATGCTTTTGATTTTTCGCCAGGTGAATCTGTGGTGATGCCAACCAATAAAGAAATGATCATAGATTTTCCTGTAGCCACTAAAAATAATCCTACCCAGTGTTTGGCTTTGGGTATAGATACTGCTAAAATCAACGAAATCGTTGAAAAATTTAATGAACACGTTGCTATTGAAAGCGAAAACAATGCTTGGAACCTTGATAAAACAGCATCACATCTCATCAATAACACCGATGTGAACCATTTGGTAGAACGACTAACTTATACGTTTACAAATAGTAATAAATCTAAAGATGTTTTATTGGATTTAATGATACAGGAGCTGATTGTAAGACTGTTACAGACCAAGGCTAAATCTTTAATAATTAATGATCCTGATCAGGTATTTAACGATACGAGGATTGGTACCGTTATTAAATATATTAAAGAGCACTTGACAGATAAAAACATGTCTGTTGATATTTTAGCTAAGAAGGCTTATATGAGTACTTCGCATTTTCATAAGCAATTTAAAAATACGTTGGGAATTTCACCAATTGATTATATTAATTCTGAAAAAATAAGGCTTTCTAAAAAGTTAATGAAGGCTTCAGAAGATTTTAGAATGTCTGAAATTGCATATAAATCTGGATTTAATAACACTAGTTATTTTAATAGGCAATTCAAAAAAATGGAACTGATGACGCCGCAACAGTTCAAAAAGTCAATTTCTTTATAA
- a CDS encoding haloacid dehalogenase type II: MKYTLAFDVYGTLINTSGVFNSLQDLIGDQAQPFMDTWRNKQLEYSFRRGLMNAHVDFSICTKDALEFACQVLNINLSALQKNQLMEEYKVLPTFSDVDKDLEDLKASGHKLYAFSNGSKTAVSNLLEKANIANKFHGIISTEGVSSFKPNPKVYEYFNDVTKSSKSNSWLISSNSFDVIGAISYGMQSAWLQRTQESILDPWGIVPTAVIKSLKDLSAVLKS; encoded by the coding sequence TTGAAATATACCTTAGCATTCGATGTTTACGGAACATTAATAAACACCTCAGGAGTCTTCAATTCTTTACAAGACCTCATAGGCGATCAAGCACAACCCTTTATGGATACTTGGCGGAATAAACAACTAGAATATTCCTTCAGACGCGGATTAATGAATGCGCATGTTGACTTTTCTATTTGTACAAAAGATGCTTTGGAATTCGCTTGCCAAGTCCTCAATATTAATTTATCAGCGCTACAAAAAAATCAATTGATGGAAGAATATAAGGTGTTACCAACCTTTTCTGATGTTGATAAAGATTTAGAAGATCTCAAAGCATCAGGACACAAACTTTATGCATTTTCAAATGGCAGCAAAACTGCAGTATCAAATCTTTTGGAAAAAGCCAACATCGCTAATAAATTCCACGGAATTATTAGCACAGAAGGCGTAAGCAGTTTTAAGCCCAACCCTAAAGTTTATGAGTATTTTAATGACGTAACAAAATCCTCCAAATCGAATTCTTGGCTTATTTCAAGTAATTCTTTTGATGTCATAGGTGCCATTTCTTACGGAATGCAATCAGCGTGGCTACAAAGAACTCAAGAATCTATCTTAGATCCTTGGGGCATCGTTCCCACCGCAGTCATCAAATCTTTAAAAGATTTATCTGCTGTTTTAAAGAGCTAA
- a CDS encoding AraC family transcriptional regulator — translation MTRHIKTITEFHQFRGLPKPEHHLISVIDIETVLHWHADEPMNLALDFYVIALKRVFSQGQVTYGQGQYYYDDGIMSFMSPNQVFSISKEKNSALKQSGWVLLVHPDFLWNTALANKMNQFEYFEYSANEALKLSEKEEKTIIGIIENIQQEYNSNIDNFSQDIIIAYLETLLSYADRFYHRQFLTHKKVNHQILDQFEKVLVDYFKGIEVVHKGLPTVQYVSDTLNVSVSYLSRLLKTFTGQSTQQHIHDKLIEKAKEKLSTTNLSVSEIAYELGFEHPQSFSKLFKTKTKVSPLEFRQSFN, via the coding sequence ATAACCGAATTTCATCAATTTAGGGGTTTACCGAAACCTGAACATCATTTAATTAGTGTTATTGATATTGAAACCGTTCTGCATTGGCATGCTGATGAACCAATGAATTTGGCTTTGGATTTTTATGTCATAGCTCTTAAAAGAGTTTTTAGTCAAGGTCAAGTTACATACGGACAAGGCCAATATTATTATGATGACGGTATTATGTCATTTATGTCGCCCAATCAGGTTTTTAGTATATCTAAAGAAAAAAATTCAGCATTAAAACAATCGGGGTGGGTGTTGCTTGTTCACCCTGATTTTCTTTGGAATACTGCATTGGCAAATAAAATGAACCAATTCGAGTATTTTGAGTATTCGGCAAATGAAGCATTAAAGCTTTCAGAGAAAGAAGAAAAAACCATTATTGGAATTATTGAAAATATACAGCAAGAGTATAACTCAAATATTGACAATTTTAGCCAAGATATCATTATTGCTTATTTGGAAACTTTATTGAGTTATGCCGACCGTTTTTATCATCGTCAATTCCTGACGCATAAGAAAGTCAATCATCAAATTCTTGACCAGTTTGAAAAAGTGCTAGTGGATTATTTTAAAGGCATTGAAGTAGTGCATAAAGGATTGCCAACAGTGCAGTATGTTTCTGATACATTAAATGTGTCAGTAAGCTATTTAAGCCGTTTGCTTAAAACGTTTACAGGACAAAGTACGCAGCAACACATTCACGACAAACTGATTGAAAAAGCAAAAGAGAAATTATCCACAACAAATTTATCAGTCAGTGAAATTGCTTACGAATTGGGATTTGAACATCCACAATCTTTTAGCAAACTTTTCAAAACAAAGACAAAAGTTTCACCTCTGGAGTTTAGACAATCGTTTAATTAA